A region of the Longimicrobiaceae bacterium genome:
CCTCCTCGATGTCGCGCTTCACGATGCGGCCGCCGGGGCCGCTCCCCTGCAGGCCGGAGATCTCCACCCCTGCTTCCGAGGCCAGCCGCCGGGCCAGCGGCGACGCCTTCACGCGCCCGCCCTCCCGCTGCCCGTCCCCACCCGTCTGCACGATGGAGCGGTCGCCGGAGGTGGCGGCCGTGGCCTTCTCGCCGGGAACCGGGGTGGGCTTCTCGCCCGGCGCCGTAGCATCGGCGGTTCCCCGCTCCGCCTGGTCGCGCTCGGTGTGCTCCGAGCCCGCGAGCGCCACCGCCGCCTCGCCCACGTCCGAGCCGCCCGCCGCCTCCGCGGCCTCGGCCGGCTGCGCGCCGCTGGAGGGCCCTTGCGTCGCCTCCACCTCCTCGCCGCCCGTGAGGGCGGACACGTCCTCGTCCGCCCCGGCGATCACCGCGATCACCGTTCCCACGCTGGAGGTGTCCCCCTCGCCGATCATCCGCTTCCGGAGCACGCCCGAGCCGCGGGCCACCAGCTCCATCGTCGCCTTGTCCGTCTCCACCTCGGCGAGGACGTCGCCCTCCTTGACCTCGTCGCCCTCGTTCTTGAGCCAGGTGACGAGCCGCCCCTCCTCCATGGTGGGGGAGAGGGCTTCCATGTAGACTTTCGTTGCCACGTATCTATCTCCTGACGGCTCAGCGGTACAGGACCCGGTTTACCTTCTCGACCACCCGCTCCACGCTGGGCTTCGCCGCCTTCTCCAGCCCTTTGGCGTACGGCATCGGCACGTCCGCCTGGGTGACGCGGAGGACCGGCGCGTCCAGCTCGTCGAACGCCTCCTCCTGGATCAGCGCCGCCACGGTGGCGCTGATCCCCCCGTACGGCCACCCTTCCTCCAGGAGCACCACGCGGTTGGTCTTGGCGACGGTGTTCAGGATGGCGTCCGTGTCCAGCGGGCGGAGCGAGCGCAGGTCCAGGATCTCGGCGTCGATCCCGTCCTTCTCGAGCTGCGCCGCGGCCTGCAGGGCGACGTGGATCATCTTCCCGTGGGTGATGATGGACACGTCCGATCCCTCGCGCTTCAGGTCGGCCACGCCCAGCGGGACCACGTGGTCGTCGTCCTCCGGGACCTCGCCCTTGAGGTTGTAGAGCATCTCGCCCTCGAACACGCAGACCGGGTCGTCGTCGCGGATGGCCGCCTTGAGCAACCCCTTGGCGTCGGCCGGGGTGCCGGGGACCACCACCTTCACGCCCGGGTAGTGCGCCACCTGCGACTCCAGCGCCTGCGAGTGCTGCGCCGCGAGCTGCAGCGCCGCGCCGGTGGGGCCGCGGAAGGTCACCGGCATCCGGAACTGGCCGGCGCTCATGGAGCGCATCTTGGCGGCCGAGTTGAAGATCTGGTCGAACGCCAGGATGGCGAAGTTCCAGGTCATGAACTCGATCACCGGGCGCAGCCCCACCATCGCGGCGCCCGTGCCCAGCCCTGCGAAGCCCAGCTCCGTGATGGGGGTGTCCACCACCCGCATCTCGCCGAAGCGGTCCAGGAGCCCCTTGGACACCTTGTACGCCCCGTTGTAGACCCCGACCTCCTCGCCCATCAGGAAGACGTCCGGGTCTCTTTCCATCTCCTCGGCGAGGGCCTGGTTCAGGGCCTCGCGGTACGTGATCACGGCCATTTCGATCTATGCTTGGGAGTTCCCCGGCCTTCGGCCGGGTCGGGCTCTATTCTCCTGGACACGATACGACCGTGTCCAGGAGAACGGAGCCGCCGCAAACCACCGCGGCGTCTCCGCCCTCCGGGTTACGATCCCTAACTCAACGACAAAGCTTCGAGCGGGCGCGGGGTATCGTTCCGCACTTCGCACTTCGCCCTTCGCACCCCTCACGCACTCCGGTCCCGACCGTCGAAGTAGAGCCGACCCCGCACGTCCTCCGCCGCGTAGATGTCGGTGTACAGCTGGTCCAGGCCGGGCTCGGGGGAGTTCTCGGCGAAGTCGGCGGCCTCGTCGGAGACGCGCTTCACCTCCTCGTCCATCCTCTCCAGCTCCTCCTGCGAGAGGATCCCCTCGCGCGCCAGGAGGTCGGCGTAGATGCGGATGGGGTCCTTCTGCTTCTCCAGCTCCACGTCCTCCTTGGTCCGGTACACGCCGGAGACGGGGTCGGACATGGAGTGGCCGACGAAGCGGTAGGTGCGCGCCTCGATCAGCGTGGGGCCCTCGCCGGCGCGGGCGCGGTCGGCGGCCTCCTTCATGACGCGGTAGGTGTCCAGCACGTCCATCCCGTCCGCGATGGCGGCGGGCATGGCGTAGGCGCTGGCCTTCTGCGAGATGTCGTAGAGCGAGGAGGCGCGCTCCCAGGCCGTGCCCATCCCGAAGCGGTTGTTCTCCACGATCAGCACCAGCGGGAGCTTCCAGAGCGCCGCCATGTTGAGCGACTCGTGGAAGGCGCCCTGGTTCACCGCGGCCTCGCCGCAGTACACCTGCATCACCTTCTGCTCGCCGCGGTACTTGATCGCCCAGGCGATGCCGAGCGCCAGCGGGATCTGGCCGCCCACGATGCCATGGCCGCCCATGTAGTTGTGCTCGGCGGAGAACATGTGCATGGAGCCGCCCTTCCCCCCGGAGCACCCGTCCCTGCGGCCGTAGAGCTCCGCCATCACCGGGCCGGGCTCGATCCCCGCCTGCAGCGCGTGCACGTGCTCGCGGTACGCGGTCATCACGTAGTCGCCCTGCTCCAGCGCGTGGATGGCGCCCACCGCCACCGCCTCCTGCCCGATGTACAGGTG
Encoded here:
- a CDS encoding biotin/lipoyl-containing protein; the protein is MATKVYMEALSPTMEEGRLVTWLKNEGDEVKEGDVLAEVETDKATMELVARGSGVLRKRMIGEGDTSSVGTVIAVIAGADEDVSALTGGEEVEATQGPSSGAQPAEAAEAAGGSDVGEAAVALAGSEHTERDQAERGTADATAPGEKPTPVPGEKATAATSGDRSIVQTGGDGQREGGRVKASPLARRLASEAGVEISGLQGSGPGGRIVKRDIEE
- a CDS encoding pyruvate dehydrogenase complex E1 component subunit beta, which gives rise to MAVITYREALNQALAEEMERDPDVFLMGEEVGVYNGAYKVSKGLLDRFGEMRVVDTPITELGFAGLGTGAAMVGLRPVIEFMTWNFAILAFDQIFNSAAKMRSMSAGQFRMPVTFRGPTGAALQLAAQHSQALESQVAHYPGVKVVVPGTPADAKGLLKAAIRDDDPVCVFEGEMLYNLKGEVPEDDDHVVPLGVADLKREGSDVSIITHGKMIHVALQAAAQLEKDGIDAEILDLRSLRPLDTDAILNTVAKTNRVVLLEEGWPYGGISATVAALIQEEAFDELDAPVLRVTQADVPMPYAKGLEKAAKPSVERVVEKVNRVLYR
- the pdhA gene encoding pyruvate dehydrogenase (acetyl-transferring) E1 component subunit alpha; translated protein: MAETKTKKDEPRTEPREDHAQAEAGHAQQNGGGGGPDRGWQQAEKDAAADAELLKSLPEDKLRRMMYDMLLGRRFEEKTAEAYALGKIGGFCHLYIGQEAVAVGAIHALEQGDYVMTAYREHVHALQAGIEPGPVMAELYGRRDGCSGGKGGSMHMFSAEHNYMGGHGIVGGQIPLALGIAWAIKYRGEQKVMQVYCGEAAVNQGAFHESLNMAALWKLPLVLIVENNRFGMGTAWERASSLYDISQKASAYAMPAAIADGMDVLDTYRVMKEAADRARAGEGPTLIEARTYRFVGHSMSDPVSGVYRTKEDVELEKQKDPIRIYADLLAREGILSQEELERMDEEVKRVSDEAADFAENSPEPGLDQLYTDIYAAEDVRGRLYFDGRDRSA